A genome region from Blastocatellia bacterium includes the following:
- a CDS encoding NUDIX hydrolase, which produces MEEHLRETRLTTQRLYTGRAISLDVDRIRLPSGRETTREIVRHPGSVVIVPVLDDGRLLLIRQFRYAVGEALWEFPAGTLDRAAESPEACAHRELEEETGYCADRMIRLGEFFTAPGFTDERMHVFQAEGLHPTTQRLESDELIEVFPFPWDVIEAKVRAGEIRDGKTLAALHLHALMRRA; this is translated from the coding sequence ATGGAAGAGCATTTGCGCGAGACTCGGCTGACGACGCAACGCCTTTACACGGGGCGCGCCATCTCCCTCGATGTGGATCGCATTCGCTTGCCGAGCGGACGCGAGACGACGCGGGAGATCGTGCGCCATCCCGGATCGGTCGTCATCGTGCCCGTGCTCGACGATGGGCGCTTGCTCTTGATTCGTCAATTTCGATACGCCGTGGGCGAAGCCTTGTGGGAGTTTCCGGCTGGAACGCTCGATCGCGCGGCCGAGAGTCCGGAGGCGTGCGCGCATCGGGAACTCGAAGAAGAGACCGGCTATTGCGCTGATCGCATGATCCGTCTCGGGGAATTCTTCACGGCCCCAGGATTCACGGATGAGCGAATGCACGTGTTTCAAGCCGAAGGATTGCATCCGACGACACAACGCCTCGAGAGCGACGAGTTGATCGAGGTCTTCCCCTTCCCCTGGGACGTCATCGAGGCGAAGGTGCGCGCCGGGGAGATTCGCGATGGGAAGACATTGGCCGCGCTTCACCTGCATGCTCTCATGCGTCGGGCGTGA